The stretch of DNA CCGGCATCTTCCTCATGTTTGTCTACCACCCATCGGTGCCGCGGGCGTACGAGGACATGAAGGACCTGCAGTTCGTGGTCTACATGGGACCGTTCCTGCGCAACCTGCACCGCTGGGCGGCGCACGCCATGGTGGCGCTCGTACTGCTGCACATGGTGCGGGTGTTTTTCGCGGGAGCCTACCGTCCGCCGCGCGAGTTCAACTGGGTGATTGGGGTGATGTTGTTGCTGATCACCATTCTGCTTTCCTACACCGGCTACCTGCTGCCCTGGGACCAGTTGGCGTACTGGGGCGTGACCGTGGGCACGAACATGGCCGATTCGGTGCCGTACTTCGGCCACTACATCAAGTTTCTGCTGCTGGGCGGGACTGAAGTGAACGAGAACGCCCTGCTGCGCTTCTACGTGCTGCACTGCGTGGTGCTGCCGTTCTTCCTGGTGCTGCTGCTCTCGGTACACATCTGGCGGGTGCGCAAGGATGGCGGGATCTACCTCGGCGAGCCGGGCGGCGAACGGCAAGAGGAACAGCCTGCGATGCCGGAGCCCGAGCCCGCCGGGGCGGTCCTGTCGTCCGCTAATCCGGACGCGTCGGGCCGGGGAGCGTTGTGAGAGGAAGACCCGAACCATGAAGAGTCACGGCCCACAATTCGTTCTTGAAACGGACGACAACGCGCGCAAGGCTCCGGTCCGGCTGGTGGTGGTGCAGGGCGAGCAGGAGCCGGCAGTGGACGCCAGCGACGAGCCGCAGGTGATGTCCATGCCGCACCTGTTCCTGCGCGAGGGCGTCGCGCTGGTTGCCATCTCTCTGGGGTTGGCGGTGCTGGCGATCGTCGCGGACGCGCCCCTGGAGGAGATCGCGAACCCGCAGAAGACGCCAAATCCCGCCAAGGCTCCGTGGTACTTTCTGGGTCTACAGGAGCTGTTGCATTACTACCCGCCGATTTTCTCTGGAGTGCTTCTGCCGGGGCTGGTGATCCTGGCGCTGGTGGTCATTCCCTATTTCAACGTCAATCTGAAGCGCGAAGCCCTGTGGCGGACACGCACCCGTCACAAGCTGGCCTGGCTGTGGGGCAGCGTCGGCGCGCTCTCGGCGATCTTTCTGTTCACCGGCGCGCACCCGGTATGGCCGATCGTTCTCCCGCTCTGGCTGGTGGCAGTGCTGATGACTCTGCCGGCAGTGCACCACAGCGACAGCGGAATCATTGCCTGGCTGGGCGACCGCAGTCTGGCCTTTTGGATCTTCCTGTGGTTCCTGCTGGCGAGCACGGCGCTCACCGTGATCGGCGTGTTTTTCCGCGGTCCGGGTTGGCAGTTCACTTTGCCATGGAGGGACGGGATCTACTGAGATGCGCACCCCGCAGATCAATCCCGAGGACTACCGCCCAGGACGGCTGATGCGCGTCTTTGCGGGACTGAGCGTGATCTTCGTATTGATTCTGGCGTCGGCTCCGCTGCGGCCCTACTTCGCCGAGTGGCGCGACGTACAGCAGCGCTACAACCAACTGGCCGCGCGTTCGGGAACGGCGCAGATTCCCATCGCCATCCAGCAGATATGGAAACCCAAGCTGGGCGTGACCGACCGCTGTGTCTCCTGCCATCTGGGTATGGGCAGCGCGGCTCCACAGCCCGAAGAGAAGTTGTTCCGCGCACATCCCGCAATTCCGCATGATCCGAAGGAGATCGGGTGCACGGTGTGCCACGGCGGACAAGGCCGCGCGACCAGCAAGCAGGCCGCGCATGGGTTCGTCTCCTTCTGGGACGAACAGATGCTCGACTCGCAACACCAAGCGGCGGGCTGCGGGACCTGCCACGACTCCGTGCCCCTGGTGGCGCGAGGAACGCTGGAGCGCGGAGGCCATCTGGTCGAGAGCCTGGATTGCCTGAGCTGTCACACCATGGACGGCCGTGGAAGGGGTGCAGCTCCCGATCTCTCCTACGTAGGGCTGAAGGGTTACCGCGAAGACTGGCACGCGCTGCACATGAAGAAGCTGGCCGAAGACAAGACGGGCGACTGGAGGGCCAGCTACGGCGAAATCGCAGCCGCCGACCTGGGTTCGATCGACGCTTTCCTGCATACGCGCGTCGGCATGCCGCGGGTGGTCGAGGCGCAGGCCCTGGCCATGGAACGCGGCTGTTTGGGGTGCCACAAAATCCGGGGCCGCGGCGGGGATGAGGGTCCGGCACTGGACGCAGCAGGACGTAAGCCCATCGGCGATCTGAGCTTTGCCGGCGTGCCGGGCGAGAAGACGCTGGTCAACTACATGCGCCGCCATCTGATGGACCCGGCGGGCGTCGTGCCCGCCAGCCAGATGCCGGCCATGGCGGAAAACAGAGATGAGGCCGACCTGCTGGCCACGTTCGCGCTCTTTCTGCGCAGCCGCGATCTTCCCGCTGAGTTCCAGCCCAAGGATCGGCTCCGGCGCCAGGTGCTCGGGGAGACGCCGCCGGCGCTCAGTGGCGAGCAGCTTTACGGTGCGTATTGCAGCGGCTGCCATGCCGCCAACGGAGAAGGACGCAACTACGGATCGCTCGCGGTGCGCTTCCCGGGAATCGGCAGGGCGGACTTCCTCGATGTGGCGAGCGACGAGTTTCTGGATAGCACGTTGAAGAACGGACGGCCGGGCCGCAAGATGCCGGGCCTGGCGGCAGCGGGAGCCAGCCTGACTCCCGCGGATGCCAAGGCGCTCATCGCCTTCTTGCGGAGTCTCACGTCTGTCCCGAGCTTCGCTCAGGTAGAGCGCTCCGCTTCCGACCGCTCCCTTGGCGAACGCCTGTATCGGACCGATTGCGCCGCCTGTCACGGCGAGCGCGGCGAAGGCACGCCGCTGGGCTCTCCGCTGGCGACCGCGGATAGCCGGGTGCGCGGACGGCATGAGGCTGCGTACCGGGCGCTCATTGCCGGCACTCCGGGCACGGCCATGCCGCGCTACACCCGCTACGACGCGGCCAGCCTCCGCGCGCTGGTCGATTTCACGACGGCGCTGCCGCTGGTGTCGGGTTCGCGCGCCGCCTGGAAAAAAGGCGCGGGCCATCCCGCGAACGGCGCTGACCTGTTTCGCGCGAACTGTTCCGGTTGTCACGGGGCGCAGGGCGAAGGTGGACTGGGTCCCGCGCTGGCCAATGCCGGTTTCCAGAAGGCGGCGAGCGAGGAGTTCATTGCCGCAACCATCGTGCGCGGGCGTGAAGGCACACCCATGCCGGCGTTTGGACGCAATAGTGTGCGTTTTCCCAAGTTGACCGCCTCCGAGGTGCTCGACCTGGCGGCATTCGTACGCCGCGATCTGGGCAAGAACCCGGAGGCCAAAGTCGAGCAAGCGCAGGCCAAGACAAGCCAGTAGGAGAGCGACATGGATCGAAGGGCATTCCTGCAAAAAGCATCGGCGATGGGCTTCGGCGCCCTGGTCACGGGCGTGACCCAGGCCTGGTTCCTGGACGCCATTGAGAATCCTTTGGAGCACTATCCCGACCGCGACTGGGAAAAGGTCTACCGCGACCTGTTCAAGGTGGATGACTCCTTCGTCTTCCTGTGCGCGCCCAACGACACGCACAACTGCCTGCTGCGCGCCTACGTGCGCAACGGGGTGGTGACGCGCATCGGGCCGACCATGGGATACGGACAGGCGACCGACCTGCAGGGCAACAAGACTTCACACCGCTGGGATCCGCGCTGCTGCCAGAAAGGACTGGCGCTCACCCGCCGCTTCTACGGCGACCGCCGGGTGCGCTATCCCATGATCCGCAAAGGATTCAAGGAGTGGGTGGACCAGGGATTCCCGCGTGACTCTGACGGCAAGCCCCCGGAGAAATATTTCCGGAGAGGTTGGGACGGCTGGGAAAAGATGACCTGGGATCAGGCCTCGGATTATGTAGCCCGCGCGCTGCACAACATCGCGACGACCTATTCCGGTCCGGAGGGCGCGAAGAAGCTCGAGGCCCAGCACTACGAGCCGGAGTCCATTGCGGCCATGAAGGGGGCAGGCACGCAGTGCCTGAAGTTCCGCGGCGGCATGCCGCTGCTGGGCGTGACGCGCGTCATGGTGATGTATCGCATGGCCGGCGTGCTGGCGCTGATGGACGCCAAGATCCGCGGTGTGGGTCCCGACCAGGCGCTGGGTGGACGGGGCTGGGACAACTACTCCTGGCACACCGATCTCCCGCCCGGCCACACCATGGTCACGGGCACCCAGACGGTGGAGTTCGACTTGCATTCCGTGGAGCACTCCAAGCTGGTGCTGGTGTGGGGCATGAACTGGATCACCACCAAGATGCCGGACTCGCACTGGTTGACCGAGGCGCGGCTGAAGGGGACGCGAGTGGTGGTGATCGCGTGCGAATACAGCGCCACCGCCAACAAGGGCGATGACGTGATCATCGTGCGCCCGGGAACGACGCCGGCGCTGGCGCTCGGCCTGTGTCACGTCCTGCTGCGCGACAAGCTGTACGACGAGAAGTTCGTCCAGCGCTTCACCGACCTTCCCCTGCTGGTTCGCATGGACACGCTGAAGCTGCTCAAGGCGTCGGATCTGGATGCGTCGCGAGCGCCTGCTCCGCTCTCCAACTTCACCGCCGTGCTGCCCAAGGGGCAGACACCACCTCCCCCTGGCGTGCAGCAGCAGCAGTACGTTCCCACCGCCCTGCGCGAGCAATGGGACGACGCTGTGATATGGGACAGCGCGAAGAATGCTCCCGCGCCGCTCACCCGCGACATGGTGGGAGCGTACTTCGAAAAAGCCAAACTCAGCCCGGCGCTCGAAGGCAAGTTCGACGTCACGCTGGCAGACGGCAAACGCGTGACCTGCCGCCCGGTCTTCGACCTGGTGAAGCAGTACGCCATGGACAATTTTTCACCCGCGGCCACGGAACAGATCACGTGGGCGCCGCAGCAGAGCATCGAGCAGTTGGCGCGAGACATTGCCGCGAACAACGGCAACACGCTGTTCGCCATCGGCATGGGGCCGAACCAGTTCTTCAACAACGACCTGAAGGATCGAACGCAGTTCCTGCTGGCGGCACTGACCAACAACATCGGCCACATCGGCGGCAACATCGGCAGCTACGCCGGCAACTATCGCATCGCGCTGTTCAACGGCCTGCCGCAGTACATGATGGAAAACCCGTTCGATGTCGAACTCGACCCGGCCAAGCCGGCGCGCCCCAAGCAGTACTGGCGCGCGGAATCGGCCCACTACTACAACCACGAAGACCATCCGCTGAAAGTGGGCAAGAGGATGTTCACCGGCAAGAGCCACATGCCGACGCCTACCAAGTCGCTGTGGTTCGCCAACGCCAATTCCATCCTGGGCAACGTGAAGTGGCACTACAACGTGGTGAACAACGTCCTGCCAAGGATGGAAATGGTGGCGGTGAACGAATGGTGGTGGTCCACGTCCTGCGAATACGCCGACGTGGTGTTCGCCATCGATTCCTGGGCGGAGATGAAACAGCCCGACATGACCGCCTCGGTGACCAATCCGTTCCTGCAGGTCTTTCCGCGCACACCGCTGCCGCGCATCTTCGAAACCCGCGGCGACGCCGAGGCTGTGGCGGCCGTGGCCGAGAAGCTGGCCAAGATCACCGGCGACACGCGGATTCTGGACTACTTCAAGTTCGTGCGCGAAGGGCGCATGGACGTTTACCTGCAACGCATCCTCACCGCCAGTTCCGCCACCAAGGGCTACAAGATCGATGAGCTGGAGAGCAAAGCGAA from Terriglobales bacterium encodes:
- a CDS encoding molybdopterin-dependent oxidoreductase, which encodes MDRRAFLQKASAMGFGALVTGVTQAWFLDAIENPLEHYPDRDWEKVYRDLFKVDDSFVFLCAPNDTHNCLLRAYVRNGVVTRIGPTMGYGQATDLQGNKTSHRWDPRCCQKGLALTRRFYGDRRVRYPMIRKGFKEWVDQGFPRDSDGKPPEKYFRRGWDGWEKMTWDQASDYVARALHNIATTYSGPEGAKKLEAQHYEPESIAAMKGAGTQCLKFRGGMPLLGVTRVMVMYRMAGVLALMDAKIRGVGPDQALGGRGWDNYSWHTDLPPGHTMVTGTQTVEFDLHSVEHSKLVLVWGMNWITTKMPDSHWLTEARLKGTRVVVIACEYSATANKGDDVIIVRPGTTPALALGLCHVLLRDKLYDEKFVQRFTDLPLLVRMDTLKLLKASDLDASRAPAPLSNFTAVLPKGQTPPPPGVQQQQYVPTALREQWDDAVIWDSAKNAPAPLTRDMVGAYFEKAKLSPALEGKFDVTLADGKRVTCRPVFDLVKQYAMDNFSPAATEQITWAPQQSIEQLARDIAANNGNTLFAIGMGPNQFFNNDLKDRTQFLLAALTNNIGHIGGNIGSYAGNYRIALFNGLPQYMMENPFDVELDPAKPARPKQYWRAESAHYYNHEDHPLKVGKRMFTGKSHMPTPTKSLWFANANSILGNVKWHYNVVNNVLPRMEMVAVNEWWWSTSCEYADVVFAIDSWAEMKQPDMTASVTNPFLQVFPRTPLPRIFETRGDAEAVAAVAEKLAKITGDTRILDYFKFVREGRMDVYLQRILTASSATKGYKIDELESKAKNGIPALMMTRTSPRNGGYEQTYDSKPWYTRTGRLEFYRDENEFIAYGENLPVYREPVDSTFYEPNVIVGSPHPCFRAEAPGVYGLEEDDLSCETRQVRNVIKPWSEVAKTQHPLAKDGYRFIFHTPKYRHGSHTTPIDTDMVAVLFGPFGDLYRHDKRMPFVTEGYVDIHPEDAKELGVEDGDYVWIDSDPSDRPYRGWKKSDPAYKVARLLCRARYYPGTPRGVTRMWFNMYAATPGSVKAAETRPDGLAKNSETNYQAMFRQGSHQSATRGWLKPTLMTDSLNRKELMGHAMGQGFLPDSHCPTGSPRESIVKITRAEPGGLNAKGLWRPAELGLRPGYENDAMQRYLKGEFINKKGK
- a CDS encoding cytochrome b N-terminal domain-containing protein, with protein sequence MSRTVHRYRRIADAVTQNRVFRSVFRHSFADTNRNRSLAVFSNLFLHIHPVKVNVRAIQFTRTFYLGGLSAATFFILVVTGIFLMFVYHPSVPRAYEDMKDLQFVVYMGPFLRNLHRWAAHAMVALVLLHMVRVFFAGAYRPPREFNWVIGVMLLLITILLSYTGYLLPWDQLAYWGVTVGTNMADSVPYFGHYIKFLLLGGTEVNENALLRFYVLHCVVLPFFLVLLLSVHIWRVRKDGGIYLGEPGGERQEEQPAMPEPEPAGAVLSSANPDASGRGAL
- a CDS encoding c-type cytochrome; translated protein: MRTPQINPEDYRPGRLMRVFAGLSVIFVLILASAPLRPYFAEWRDVQQRYNQLAARSGTAQIPIAIQQIWKPKLGVTDRCVSCHLGMGSAAPQPEEKLFRAHPAIPHDPKEIGCTVCHGGQGRATSKQAAHGFVSFWDEQMLDSQHQAAGCGTCHDSVPLVARGTLERGGHLVESLDCLSCHTMDGRGRGAAPDLSYVGLKGYREDWHALHMKKLAEDKTGDWRASYGEIAAADLGSIDAFLHTRVGMPRVVEAQALAMERGCLGCHKIRGRGGDEGPALDAAGRKPIGDLSFAGVPGEKTLVNYMRRHLMDPAGVVPASQMPAMAENRDEADLLATFALFLRSRDLPAEFQPKDRLRRQVLGETPPALSGEQLYGAYCSGCHAANGEGRNYGSLAVRFPGIGRADFLDVASDEFLDSTLKNGRPGRKMPGLAAAGASLTPADAKALIAFLRSLTSVPSFAQVERSASDRSLGERLYRTDCAACHGERGEGTPLGSPLATADSRVRGRHEAAYRALIAGTPGTAMPRYTRYDAASLRALVDFTTALPLVSGSRAAWKKGAGHPANGADLFRANCSGCHGAQGEGGLGPALANAGFQKAASEEFIAATIVRGREGTPMPAFGRNSVRFPKLTASEVLDLAAFVRRDLGKNPEAKVEQAQAKTSQ